In the genome of Arthrobacter sp. PAMC25284, the window CTCATCAATGAGAACCGCACGCCGTATCAGGCCATGGTCGAAGACCTGATGTTCCTGCGTTCGGTGCTGGACGGCGCCGGCCTTGATTACCTCCTGGTGCGCGGCAACAATCACCGGCCCGTCATCGCGGTGGACTGGAAGCTCCGGAAGGAACTCCGCGACGCGCTCGTGGAGGCATGCCACGACGAGCCGTTCTACTCCATGACCGTCGACGCCAAGAAAAAGTCCTCCGTGCTGGTGTCCGACGGCGAGCTGTCACCCAACCGGCAGGCTCGGATCTTCCGGCTGTACCGTCCCCGGGTCGAACCGGAGGGCGGGTTCCAGTTCGGCGCCTCCGCCGGCGTTCAGCTGGAGCTGTGGAGCTTCGAAGGGGATCAGCTGATCCTGCCGATCGAGAACTCGCTGACCCGGCGCACCATGCTCGCCCAGGATGCCGTGCGCGGCACCGTGGAACGCTACGGCCACACGTGGCCCACCATTGAGAACATGTTCGCGGACCACGCCAGCGACATCAGCTTCGACGTCGACCTTGTGTTCTCCTGGGTGGACGGATCCTCCCCCGAATACATTGCCGCCCGCCGGGCCCGCATGGCTGGCGTCGTGGTCGGCGAAGGCGACGACCACGAGGCCAGGTTCCGCCAGATAGACGAACTCAAGTACGCGCTGCGCTCCGTATATATGTTTGCGCCGTGGATCCGGCGGATCTTCATCGCCACGGATTCGCCTGCTCCGTCCTGGCTTGCAGAGCACCCGAGCGTGACAATTGTCCGCAGCGAGGAATTCTTCGCTGACCCCTCGGTGCTGCCGACGCACAATTCGCAGGCGGTGGAGTGCCAGCTGCATCACATCGAGGGACTCTCCGAGCACTTCCTCTATTCCAATGACGACATGTTCTTCGGCCGGGCCGTCGGACCGGACATGTTCTTCACCCCGGGCGGCATCACCAAGTTCATCGAGGCGGAAACGCGGATCGGGCTGGGCGAGAACGACGCCGAGCGCAGTGGTTTTGAGAACGCGGCCCGCGTCAACCGCAAGTTGCTCTGGAACCGTTTCGGCCGGATCACCACCCGGCACCTCGAGCACACCGCGACGCCGCTTCGACGCAGCGTGGCGGCCACCATGGAACAGGAGTTCCCGGCTGAGTTCGCTAAGACCGCCGCGAGCACCTTCCGTGCGGCGGACAACATTTCAGTGACCAACTCGTTCTACCACTACTACGCGTTGCTCACCGGCCGTGCCGTCACCCAAACCGCCGCGAAAGTGAAGTACGTCGATACGACAGCCCGGGCCGGACTGAATTACTTGCCCAAGCTGCTCGCCAAGCGGAACATGGATTTCGTCTGCCTGAACGACGGCAGCTTCCCCGAGGTACCCGCCGAGGAGCGGGCCGAGTTGGTGGTGGACTTCCTGGAGAAGTATTACCCCATCAAGGCGCCCTGGGAAAAGTGATGCCGGAGCCGGGGCTGCCACCGCTGTCGGCGGTTTGCCCCGGCAGGGCTCCGGCTAGCTAAGGGCCGTGATCCGGCGCGCGCCTGGCGTCTTGGCCGGGTCCTCCAGCTTCGCCTTACGCGGAATCTTTACCCCTGCCTGAGCCAGCCGCCGCTGGACTTCCGCAGCCGCCACCGTCTCACCGACGTCCGGGGTATCCCCCAGGAGCACCACCGAGTGAACGATCGTGTGCTCGTATACATGTACCAGGTTGAACGCCTGACCACCGTCGCGTCCGCGTGTCCCCCCTACCGGAACATTCAAATCCTGGGTGTAGCAGGTGGCTGAAGCGACGGAGACCGGAATGCCGGCGAACGTGGCGGTCGTTGAGTAGTGCAGGTGGCCGCCCAAAATGGCCCGCACGTCGGAGTTCCGCAGCACCCCGGCGAGCGCCGACTGCCCGCGAAGCTCAACAAGCACTGCCAGGTCCAGCACGGAAGGTACCGGCGGATGGTGGAGGGCCAGAATCGTCCCGTCGGGGGCCGGTGTTGCCAGTTCGGCGGCTAGCCAGTCCAACTGGCCTTCGCTTAGCTCGCCGTGGTGAAAACCAGGCACCGACGTGTCCAGGGTGATGACGCGCAGTCCGTTGATGAAATAGCTACGGTCCACCGGCGCCGTGCCCGCGGGCTCGTCCAGCAGCCCGGCCCGAAAATTACCGCGGTCATCATGGTTCCCCATAGCCCAGATAACCTTGGCGCCCATGGCCTTGCACGCGGGCTCTACGATCGCGCGGAGCTTGACGTAGGCTTCGGCTTCACCCTGGTCGGCCAGGTCCCCGGTGAAGACCACGGCTTCGGGGCGCGCTCCGGAAGCCAGGACTTCGTCGAAGAGTTGCCTGAGCAGGGCATCGCTGTCCACCGCGCCGTGCAGAGGCTGCGGACCCCCCAGCAGATGGGGGTCGCTTAGATGAAGTAGAAAATGCCGTGGCCGGGGGTGTTCGGCCTCGATGAGCTCCATTGCTGCCTTCTTGGTTGGGTGGAGGCGGTGCCTCCAGTGTCCCTCTCAGTAACCACTATCCAACCAGACATTGGGTTAACAATGTGAAAACGGGGGTAGGAATTTTCGAAAAGTTGCATGGGTCAGCGACGCCGCCCGTTGCCGAGGTGTTGACCCGGCAGGGCAGCGCCGCTGGATTCCATGCCGTTTCTGCTAGCTCAGGTAGCCGTTCGGGTTCAGGACGTACTTCGTGGCTGCGCCGGCGTCGAATTCGGCGTAACCCTTCGGCGCATCTTCCAGACTGATCGCCTTGGCATTGACGTTCTTCGCGATGCTCACCCGGTCATGCAGGATGGCCATCATGAGCCCACGGTTGTACTTCATCACCGGGCACTGGCCGGTAGTGAAGCTCAACGACTTGGCCCAACCCGTGCCCAGGCTGAGCGACAGCGAGCCCTTCTGGGCGGCCGCGTCGATGCCGCCCGGGTCGCCTGTGACGTAGAGCCCGGGAATGCCCAACGCACCGCCGGCGGCAGTGATGTCCATCAGCGAGTTGAGAACAGTCGCGGGTGCTTCGGAGGCACCATGGCCGTGTCCCTTGGCTTCGAACCCGACGGCGTCCACACCGCAATCGACTTCGGGGATCCCGAGGAGCTGCTCGATCTGCTCCTGCGGGCCGCCCTCGTTCAGGTCCACCGTTTCGCAGCCGAAGCTGCGTGCCTGGGCCAGCCGGTCCGTGTTCATATCGCCGACGATGACGACGGCGGCGCCGAGCAGCTGTGCGCTCGTGGCGGCGGCAAGACCAACCGGCCCGGCGCCGGCGACATAGACCGTGGAGCCCACGCCTACGCCTGCGGTGACGGCGCCGTGGAATCCGGTGGGGAAGATGTCCGAGAGCATGGTCAGGTCCATCATTTTTTCCAGTGCCTGGTCCCGGTCCGGGAATTTCAGCAGGTTCCAGTCCGCGTAAGGCACGAGGACGTAGTTGGCTTGGCCACCGACCCAGCCGCCCATGTCCACATAGCCGTAGGCGCTTCCCGGCCGGTCCGGGTTGACGTTCAGGCAGATGCCGGTCTTGCGCTCCTTGCAGTTCCGGCAGCGTCCACAGGCGATATTGAAGGGGACGGAGCAGATATCACCTACCTTGATGAATTCAACATCCGGTCCCACTTCCACGACTTCGCCGGTGATTTCGTGGCCGAGAACGAGGTCCTTCGGGGCGGTGGTGCGCCCACGGACCATGTGCTGGTCGGAGCCGCAGATGTTCGTGGCGACGGTCTTCAGGATGACGCCATGGCGTACTTGGCGGCCCACATTCGCCGGGTTGACGCCCGGGCCGTCTTTGAGTTCGAAGCTTGGGTAGTCAATGTCGATAAGTTCAACCTTGCCGGGTGCTTTGTAGGCAACGGCTTTGTTCCCTGTCATCTTTCTCCTTCAGATTTCACGGGCCAGTTGGGCCCGGTTGTGATCCACGAAGTTCCCTGATCCACCCCCCGCAGGACAGCTCCGGAGGCAACCACGACAGCGAGTCCATACAGGGCCGTGAGTGCGTCCGGTGGGTAGGGGGTTCGGCCAGTCTAGGACCTCGTTCAGAGAAGGGCTAGGGTCCGATGTCCGCCGTGGGCGAACGCCCAGCCGGGAGCCGTCAGGCATCAATCCGGGTCTCCCGGCGGCGGCGTATGCG includes:
- a CDS encoding stealth family protein — its product is MQDEIYYGGQASEDAHDEVTSAAAVARFKTRPDVVRRRGRYALINENRTPYQAMVEDLMFLRSVLDGAGLDYLLVRGNNHRPVIAVDWKLRKELRDALVEACHDEPFYSMTVDAKKKSSVLVSDGELSPNRQARIFRLYRPRVEPEGGFQFGASAGVQLELWSFEGDQLILPIENSLTRRTMLAQDAVRGTVERYGHTWPTIENMFADHASDISFDVDLVFSWVDGSSPEYIAARRARMAGVVVGEGDDHEARFRQIDELKYALRSVYMFAPWIRRIFIATDSPAPSWLAEHPSVTIVRSEEFFADPSVLPTHNSQAVECQLHHIEGLSEHFLYSNDDMFFGRAVGPDMFFTPGGITKFIEAETRIGLGENDAERSGFENAARVNRKLLWNRFGRITTRHLEHTATPLRRSVAATMEQEFPAEFAKTAASTFRAADNISVTNSFYHYYALLTGRAVTQTAAKVKYVDTTARAGLNYLPKLLAKRNMDFVCLNDGSFPEVPAEERAELVVDFLEKYYPIKAPWEK
- a CDS encoding phosphodiesterase, translated to MELIEAEHPRPRHFLLHLSDPHLLGGPQPLHGAVDSDALLRQLFDEVLASGARPEAVVFTGDLADQGEAEAYVKLRAIVEPACKAMGAKVIWAMGNHDDRGNFRAGLLDEPAGTAPVDRSYFINGLRVITLDTSVPGFHHGELSEGQLDWLAAELATPAPDGTILALHHPPVPSVLDLAVLVELRGQSALAGVLRNSDVRAILGGHLHYSTTATFAGIPVSVASATCYTQDLNVPVGGTRGRDGGQAFNLVHVYEHTIVHSVVLLGDTPDVGETVAAAEVQRRLAQAGVKIPRKAKLEDPAKTPGARRITALS
- the fdhA gene encoding formaldehyde dehydrogenase, glutathione-independent, whose translation is MTGNKAVAYKAPGKVELIDIDYPSFELKDGPGVNPANVGRQVRHGVILKTVATNICGSDQHMVRGRTTAPKDLVLGHEITGEVVEVGPDVEFIKVGDICSVPFNIACGRCRNCKERKTGICLNVNPDRPGSAYGYVDMGGWVGGQANYVLVPYADWNLLKFPDRDQALEKMMDLTMLSDIFPTGFHGAVTAGVGVGSTVYVAGAGPVGLAAATSAQLLGAAVVIVGDMNTDRLAQARSFGCETVDLNEGGPQEQIEQLLGIPEVDCGVDAVGFEAKGHGHGASEAPATVLNSLMDITAAGGALGIPGLYVTGDPGGIDAAAQKGSLSLSLGTGWAKSLSFTTGQCPVMKYNRGLMMAILHDRVSIAKNVNAKAISLEDAPKGYAEFDAGAATKYVLNPNGYLS